A genomic window from Salvelinus namaycush isolate Seneca chromosome 5, SaNama_1.0, whole genome shotgun sequence includes:
- the LOC120047864 gene encoding ganglioside GM2 activator-like, whose amino-acid sequence MKCIIVNVIMLCIVMQVNCALVFENTRTAYSAKIFGFSWENCGKPDDPAVLKTLTLSPDPITVPGDLKASASGNTTVELAAPLAVNVTLEKEMAGFWINVPCVEKIGSCHYADVCDLLNQLIQPGQDCPEPLHTYGIPCHCPFKAGMYTLPESDFYLPDIDLPYWLTNGHYRVQGVLGAMGKELGCLKITFAVHSN is encoded by the exons ATGAAATGTATTATTGTTAATGTGATAATGCTATGCATTGTAATGCAGGTGAATTGCGCTTTGGTTTTCGAGAATACGCGCACAGCATATTCTGCGAAG ATCTTTGGGTTCTCATGGGAGAACTGCGGTAAGCCAGACGACCCAGCGGTTCTGAAGACCCTAACCCTGTCCCCGGATCCCATCACAGTTCCAGGGGACCTAAAGGCCAGTGCGTCCGGGAACACAACGGTCGAGCTGGCCGCTCCCCTCGCT GTGAACGTGACACTGGAGAAGGAGATGGCAGGGTTCTGGATCAACGTGCCGTGTGTGGAAAAGATCGGGAGCTGCCACTATGCAGACGTCTGTGACCTGCTCAACCAGCTGATACAGCCAGGACAGGACTGTCCTGAACCTCTACACACCTACGGCATCCCCTGCCACTGTCCCTTTAAAGCT GGGATGTACACGCTACCAGAGTCAGACTTCTACCTCCCTGACATTGACCTTCCCTATTGGCTGACCAACGGACACTACAGGGTACAGGGAGTGCTGGGAGCTATGGGAAAAGAACTGGGCTGCCTCAAAATCACCTTTGCTGTCCACTCTAACTAA